From a region of the Thiomicrorhabdus sp. genome:
- a CDS encoding cytochrome c, whose protein sequence is MDLISLYPTWFEPMVGSGWVVALIATFHVLASHTSVGAAMLFAYLSHKAYREDRDDLLDFIKKYGLFLMVFTYVAGSITGPGIWYSTTVASPNGIGALIHSFVWKWATEWVFFVIEVVGVYMIVYLVGKVDKRTHMKISIIFGIASFATLIIIVGILSFMMLPGKEQWFTEGGYLNGFYGTNTFIQTAMRIAFMFTMTAVVGGIVVAGIKDPAFKKEMARKLGWLGIISTISGALLFQWYLTSVPDQALLVMENRLPTYFVPSIMAVLAGTLTYFVITMLRPQVLVEGFAGAMTVIILVAGLWPEETARESMRKPWVAGQYVYSNQVIGRDVPGMDIKSQLPTIERVGILKAHPFTPDALKTVTDGNKIQAGEYIAMVYCSNCHSPSKTGIRPLHRYFPDGITQARMEQYVKGVLTTGNIAYMPKMPMLDSEVTALSAFLVMNKNQGQDAVVAAIKQEVDDRNRALAEKNAADKVASATISQEVK, encoded by the coding sequence ATGGATTTGATTAGCCTTTATCCTACGTGGTTTGAACCGATGGTTGGTTCTGGCTGGGTAGTGGCGCTGATTGCGACCTTCCACGTACTTGCATCTCACACATCTGTGGGTGCTGCTATGTTGTTCGCATACCTTTCGCACAAAGCTTACCGCGAAGATCGAGATGATCTTCTTGATTTTATTAAGAAATATGGTCTTTTCTTAATGGTCTTTACCTATGTTGCCGGCTCGATTACTGGACCTGGTATTTGGTATTCAACAACCGTTGCTAGTCCAAATGGTATTGGAGCTTTAATTCACTCATTTGTATGGAAATGGGCTACTGAGTGGGTATTCTTCGTTATCGAAGTTGTCGGTGTTTACATGATCGTTTACCTAGTAGGTAAAGTTGATAAGCGAACTCACATGAAGATTTCTATCATTTTTGGTATTGCTTCTTTCGCAACTCTAATCATTATCGTTGGTATCTTGTCATTCATGATGCTTCCTGGTAAAGAGCAGTGGTTTACTGAAGGTGGTTACTTAAATGGCTTCTACGGAACAAATACCTTTATTCAAACCGCAATGCGTATTGCATTTATGTTCACAATGACTGCGGTCGTTGGTGGTATTGTTGTTGCAGGCATTAAAGACCCAGCATTCAAAAAAGAGATGGCTCGTAAATTGGGTTGGTTAGGTATTATCTCGACTATTTCTGGTGCTCTTTTATTCCAGTGGTATTTAACATCAGTTCCAGATCAAGCTTTACTGGTTATGGAAAACCGTCTACCAACCTATTTTGTACCAAGCATTATGGCAGTACTAGCGGGCACATTAACCTACTTTGTCATTACAATGCTTCGCCCTCAGGTATTGGTTGAAGGCTTTGCAGGTGCAATGACCGTTATTATTCTTGTTGCGGGATTATGGCCTGAAGAGACTGCTCGTGAATCTATGCGTAAACCTTGGGTTGCGGGTCAATACGTTTACTCTAACCAAGTTATTGGTAGAGACGTGCCAGGTATGGACATTAAGTCACAATTACCAACCATTGAAAGAGTTGGTATTTTAAAAGCTCATCCTTTTACACCTGACGCTCTAAAAACCGTTACCGATGGTAATAAGATCCAAGCAGGTGAATATATTGCAATGGTGTATTGCTCTAACTGCCACTCACCAAGTAAAACCGGGATTCGTCCACTTCACCGCTACTTCCCTGATGGCATTACACAAGCACGAATGGAGCAATATGTTAAAGGTGTTTTAACAACAGGTAATATTGCTTATATGCCAAAAATGCCAATGTTAGATTCTGAAGTAACAGCACTATCTGCGTTCTTAGTAATGAATAAAAATCAAGGTCAAGATGCTGTTGTTGCTGCAATCAAACAAGAAGTTGACGACCGTAATCGTGCTCTTGCAGAAAAAAATGCAG
- a CDS encoding protein-L-isoaspartate O-methyltransferase, which yields MNLDQARFFMVEQQIRPWDVLDPKILDLLMDTPRHLFVDAGNEELAYMDIELPIGEDEAMMAPKVEGRLLQALDIDENDNVLEIGTGSGYLTALMASLGKTVTTVEIHENIQATAKKRLTNYENIDFQIGDGSQDWPDGKEYDVIVLTGSVSETPKAYKDKLTLGGRLVAISGNSPAMAAKVITRISNQEWEVESLFETDLKPLISSNTNSKFIF from the coding sequence ATGAATCTAGATCAAGCGCGCTTTTTCATGGTAGAACAGCAAATCCGCCCTTGGGATGTTTTAGATCCCAAAATTCTAGATTTATTAATGGACACTCCAAGACACCTATTTGTAGATGCTGGTAATGAAGAATTAGCTTACATGGACATTGAATTGCCTATTGGTGAAGATGAAGCCATGATGGCACCAAAAGTTGAAGGCCGTTTATTACAGGCTTTAGATATTGATGAAAACGATAACGTTTTAGAAATCGGTACAGGTTCTGGCTACTTAACCGCATTAATGGCAAGCCTTGGTAAAACAGTCACTACGGTAGAAATACACGAAAACATTCAGGCCACAGCTAAAAAACGTTTAACCAATTATGAGAATATCGATTTTCAAATCGGTGATGGAAGTCAAGATTGGCCAGATGGTAAAGAGTATGACGTTATTGTTTTGACAGGCTCAGTTTCAGAAACACCAAAAGCTTACAAAGATAAGTTAACTCTTGGTGGTCGATTGGTAGCTATTTCTGGTAACTCTCCGGCAATGGCCGCTAAAGTCATTACCCGTATAAGTAATCAAGAATGGGAAGTTGAATCTCTATTTGAAACAGATCTCAAACCATTAATCTCATCAAACACAAATTCTAAATTTATTTTTTAA
- the pnuC gene encoding nicotinamide riboside transporter PnuC — protein MLASNELFNDILQAFLAQSGWEWLAASLGILYVILAAKESVWCWPSAFISTIIYTVLFWDGQLPMQALLNFYYMAMAIYGFMLWNKKSDVEDRLQISNKPLKFHLIYIFTGLVVSGLIGLYLSTYPDTQLPYLDALVMVFSVMTTVLMARKVIENWLYWIVIDSFAIALYWQTGFYVTIAMFLVYLALAFYGYINWYKIHKQSLPEH, from the coding sequence ATGCTTGCGAGTAATGAACTATTCAATGATATTCTACAAGCCTTTTTAGCTCAATCGGGCTGGGAATGGTTGGCGGCTAGCTTAGGTATTTTATATGTAATTTTAGCGGCTAAAGAATCTGTCTGGTGCTGGCCGTCAGCGTTTATCAGTACAATAATTTATACCGTACTATTTTGGGATGGTCAGCTCCCCATGCAAGCCTTGCTTAATTTCTATTACATGGCAATGGCCATATATGGGTTTATGCTTTGGAACAAAAAATCAGATGTGGAAGACAGATTACAAATCAGCAATAAACCATTAAAGTTTCACCTGATTTATATTTTTACAGGCCTGGTAGTTTCGGGTCTTATTGGTTTATATCTTTCAACCTATCCAGATACACAACTACCTTATTTAGATGCTCTTGTAATGGTATTTTCTGTCATGACAACAGTGTTAATGGCTCGTAAAGTGATAGAAAACTGGCTGTATTGGATTGTCATTGATAGCTTTGCTATCGCTTTATATTGGCAAACTGGTTTTTATGTCACGATTGCTATGTTTCTTGTCTATTTAGCATTGGCTTTTTATGGCTATATCAATTGGTACAAAATACACAAACAATCACTGCCGGAACATTAG
- a CDS encoding YkoF family thiamine/hydroxymethylpyrimidine-binding protein, translating to MKVSVEISMYPLREKYCQPIIDFIDRLEKQTSVSIQRNSMSTHIYGDYRAVMDTLDTEMLNVLEQIPETVFVIKLIGTDREKAVINACE from the coding sequence ATGAAAGTATCCGTTGAAATTAGCATGTATCCACTACGCGAAAAATACTGCCAACCCATTATTGATTTTATTGACCGTTTAGAAAAACAAACAAGTGTGAGTATTCAGCGTAATAGCATGTCCACCCATATCTATGGTGACTACCGTGCCGTCATGGATACATTAGATACAGAAATGCTAAATGTTTTAGAGCAAATTCCTGAAACGGTTTTTGTAATCAAATTAATTGGTACAGATCGCGAAAAAGCAGTGATTAATGCTTGCGAGTAA
- a CDS encoding class I SAM-dependent methyltransferase, giving the protein MAKTKGYESHATTYDEWFDENPDIYQAEISAVKQLLPSGKGIEIGAGSGRFTAPLKIDTGIEPALAMREQAKLRGLSLIEGTAEQLPVADNEFDFAIFITSTCFLDDPLKAYQEAARVTKENGKIIIAFLEKNSELGKLYEAHKADSPFYCDATFYSYKQISGFLNDAGYKNLTSVQTVLPEHNNQKKHDILPGHDQGTFVVICAEK; this is encoded by the coding sequence ATGGCTAAAACCAAAGGGTATGAATCCCACGCAACAACCTATGATGAATGGTTTGATGAAAATCCTGACATATATCAAGCTGAAATTTCAGCTGTCAAACAACTTTTACCGAGTGGTAAAGGAATTGAAATTGGTGCTGGCAGTGGGCGTTTTACCGCACCACTTAAGATTGATACCGGAATTGAACCTGCTTTAGCGATGCGTGAACAAGCTAAGTTAAGAGGTCTTTCATTAATTGAAGGTACTGCTGAACAGCTACCCGTTGCAGATAATGAGTTTGATTTTGCCATCTTTATTACCTCTACTTGCTTTTTAGATGACCCACTAAAAGCTTATCAAGAAGCCGCACGCGTGACGAAAGAAAATGGAAAAATCATCATTGCCTTTTTAGAAAAAAACTCCGAACTTGGCAAGCTTTATGAAGCTCACAAAGCAGACAGCCCGTTCTATTGTGATGCCACTTTTTATAGCTATAAACAGATTAGCGGCTTTTTAAATGACGCAGGTTATAAAAACCTTACTAGCGTTCAGACTGTATTACCTGAACATAACAATCAAAAAAAACATGACATCTTACCTGGTCATGACCAAGGCACATTTGTTGTAATTTGTGCAGAAAAATAA
- a CDS encoding YkoF family thiamine/hydroxymethylpyrimidine-binding protein — translation MKISVDISLYPLQESYRASVKKFIDDIKDMPNTTVTVNAMSTTLFGEYQDIMPALKKAMLSSLQEIPQSIFVIKLSGGCH, via the coding sequence ATGAAAATTTCAGTTGATATAAGCCTCTACCCTTTGCAAGAAAGCTATAGAGCTTCGGTAAAGAAATTTATAGATGATATTAAAGATATGCCTAATACCACTGTGACTGTGAACGCAATGAGCACGACTTTATTTGGTGAATATCAAGATATTATGCCTGCACTTAAAAAGGCCATGCTAAGCTCATTACAAGAGATCCCACAAAGCATTTTTGTTATTAAACTTTCTGGCGGTTGCCACTAA
- a CDS encoding TonB-dependent receptor: protein MTNKLKPITLAIFASLSSNPSFADELKPVVISADLREASKQDIPASVDVKTQADLQDQGAIEFDDVLLKTPNVNFSGQSSHARHIQIRGIGQRDEYTGAPNSSVGFSVDDMDFSGIGMAANLFDVKQVEVLRGPQNTRYGQSAIGGLIHIESNNPTPYQESMAETSLGQDNLKEIGFMTSGPVSSKEDATQYRFSLFKHNSDGFRDNKTLNRTDTNGRDELTLRGKLRFFPDSDTTVDVSILHADLNNGYDAWSRDNTFTTLSDQPGKDTQLSNGGSVKLVSKANPNFTLTSKTSMVISDMRYSYDEDWTANSYGTYSNTKSRNTYSQEVRLTSNESSKINGNTDWLIGVYASKLDEKNKTEYYGTSSSDFSMTKLAGFGQLDYAMSSKATISASLRLENDNSSFSNNANEDYSPNETLWGASLTYRYIYNPTYTAYAGVTRGYKAGGFNAGQPAGTPDKYLSYDAETLMNYEIGLNSNFQKYKLTTNITAFYMDRHNPQIDGYSYDPNSGTNWVFYTENFDTASNYGLEADFNWQATNAFNFYGSVGLLQTNVSGTPLNTGFDVSNRELAHAPNYQLNIGAKYRSNNGFYAQTDITAVDKFYFDTTHSAESKPYHLINARIGYENKDYEIYLWAKNITDEKYATRGYYFDFNAPYTNPSEYYRLGDPRQIGVTGRVYF, encoded by the coding sequence ATGACCAACAAACTTAAGCCTATCACCTTGGCTATTTTCGCCTCATTATCAAGCAATCCCTCTTTTGCAGACGAACTCAAACCTGTTGTTATCAGTGCAGACTTGCGTGAAGCAAGCAAGCAAGACATACCTGCCAGTGTTGACGTAAAAACCCAAGCAGATCTGCAAGACCAAGGTGCAATTGAATTTGATGACGTCCTTTTAAAAACGCCTAACGTAAACTTTTCGGGTCAAAGCTCACATGCTCGTCACATTCAAATACGTGGTATTGGACAACGAGATGAGTACACTGGTGCACCAAATTCAAGCGTTGGCTTTTCAGTTGATGATATGGATTTTAGCGGCATTGGTATGGCTGCCAATCTATTTGATGTAAAACAAGTTGAAGTATTACGCGGCCCACAAAACACACGTTATGGCCAAAGCGCGATTGGTGGTTTAATTCATATTGAATCAAACAATCCTACGCCATACCAAGAAAGCATGGCTGAAACTAGCTTGGGACAAGATAACCTAAAAGAAATTGGGTTTATGACTAGTGGACCTGTTAGCTCTAAAGAGGACGCAACTCAATACCGTTTCTCACTGTTTAAACACAACAGTGACGGTTTTAGAGACAATAAGACTCTAAACAGAACCGACACCAATGGACGTGATGAACTAACCTTACGAGGAAAGTTACGCTTCTTCCCTGATTCCGATACTACCGTTGATGTATCAATATTACATGCAGACTTAAATAATGGTTATGACGCTTGGTCAAGAGATAATACATTTACTACGTTAAGTGACCAACCAGGTAAAGACACTCAACTTTCTAATGGCGGCTCTGTAAAGCTAGTATCTAAAGCAAATCCAAACTTTACCTTAACAAGCAAAACCAGTATGGTTATTTCAGATATGCGTTATAGCTATGATGAAGACTGGACAGCCAATTCATATGGTACCTACTCAAACACCAAAAGTCGTAACACCTATAGTCAAGAAGTAAGACTTACGTCTAATGAAAGCTCTAAAATTAATGGAAATACCGATTGGCTAATTGGTGTTTATGCTTCAAAACTAGATGAAAAAAACAAGACTGAATATTACGGCACATCTAGCAGTGACTTCAGCATGACCAAATTAGCTGGCTTTGGCCAACTTGATTATGCCATGTCTTCAAAAGCAACCATTAGTGCTAGCTTACGTCTAGAAAATGATAATAGCAGCTTTTCAAATAATGCAAATGAAGACTATTCACCAAATGAGACTCTTTGGGGAGCCAGCTTAACTTATCGCTATATTTATAATCCAACATATACAGCCTATGCTGGAGTAACACGTGGATATAAAGCTGGTGGCTTTAATGCAGGCCAACCTGCTGGAACACCAGATAAATACTTAAGCTATGACGCCGAAACACTGATGAATTATGAAATTGGATTAAATTCTAATTTCCAAAAATACAAGCTTACAACCAATATAACGGCCTTCTACATGGATCGCCACAACCCTCAAATAGATGGCTATAGCTATGATCCAAACAGTGGTACTAACTGGGTGTTTTATACAGAAAACTTTGATACAGCATCTAATTATGGACTTGAAGCCGACTTTAATTGGCAGGCAACAAACGCCTTTAATTTTTACGGAAGCGTTGGCTTACTACAAACCAATGTATCTGGAACACCATTAAATACTGGATTCGATGTTAGTAATCGAGAGCTTGCTCATGCTCCTAACTATCAGTTAAATATCGGTGCTAAGTACCGTTCAAATAATGGATTTTATGCTCAAACAGATATCACTGCGGTTGATAAATTTTATTTTGATACCACCCATTCAGCAGAATCTAAACCATACCATTTAATCAATGCTCGTATAGGGTATGAAAATAAAGATTACGAAATTTATCTTTGGGCAAAAAACATTACTGATGAAAAATATGCCACTCGTGGATACTATTTCGACTTTAACGCACCGTATACAAATCCTTCAGAATATTACCGTTTAGGCGACCCGCGTCAAATCGGTGTTACAGGAAGAGTTTATTTTTAA
- a CDS encoding HDOD domain-containing protein, producing the protein MSESTKPNISKEIMQRLKSLDDLPHFPDALMRLEQALTENEDLPMQDITQLVAQDPRLVAGLIEMANSAKYMSGSKVTDLSDAVTMIGLKEMRLMAHLINYQTSFKRKPPFSDTHFLKHAFLSALIAQKLAQYLKLDAGEAFLAGLMRDIGVYLLATEDRDKYLEVIKETDFDISKLPQAENKMFGTYHALMSARLLQEWTFPNEVLMGVAFHHNPEKADPRFQPFAYLTFLAEHAVFRLGFDNGIADILEGDIENPPAKLIEALAFFDMSIETYDEISQLGLAEADKMGM; encoded by the coding sequence ATGTCTGAGAGTACAAAACCAAATATTAGCAAAGAGATTATGCAACGTCTTAAATCTTTAGATGATTTACCCCATTTTCCTGATGCACTTATGAGGTTAGAGCAAGCATTAACTGAAAATGAAGATTTGCCTATGCAGGATATCACTCAGCTAGTTGCACAGGATCCGCGTCTAGTTGCTGGCTTAATTGAGATGGCAAATAGTGCAAAATATATGTCGGGTAGCAAAGTAACTGATTTATCAGATGCTGTGACAATGATTGGTTTAAAAGAGATGAGATTGATGGCACATCTCATTAATTATCAAACTTCTTTTAAACGCAAACCTCCCTTTAGCGATACACATTTCCTTAAACACGCATTTTTATCGGCATTAATTGCTCAAAAGTTAGCTCAATATTTAAAGTTAGATGCAGGTGAAGCCTTTTTAGCTGGTCTCATGCGTGATATTGGTGTGTATTTACTCGCCACTGAGGATAGAGATAAATATTTGGAAGTTATTAAAGAAACAGATTTTGATATCTCCAAATTGCCACAGGCTGAAAACAAAATGTTTGGTACTTACCATGCATTAATGAGTGCTCGATTATTACAAGAATGGACGTTCCCAAATGAGGTGTTAATGGGGGTGGCGTTTCACCACAATCCAGAGAAAGCAGACCCTCGTTTTCAGCCTTTTGCTTATTTAACATTTTTGGCTGAACATGCTGTATTCAGATTAGGTTTTGATAACGGTATAGCAGATATTTTAGAAGGTGACATAGAAAACCCTCCCGCAAAACTTATAGAAGCCTTAGCTTTTTTTGATATGAGTATTGAAACGTACGATGAAATATCCCAGCTTGGCTTGGCAGAAGCCGATAAAATGGGAATGTAA
- the thrS gene encoding threonine--tRNA ligase, with protein MPIITLPDGSTKQFDDAISVMQVAETIGTGLAKATVAGRVNGKLKDASDLITEDASLEIITMRDEEGVHIMRHSCAHLLGHALKQLYPDVKMAIGPVIDNGFYYDIDLEYKITPDDLKKIEKRMLELAKTKYPVVKKMLSREEAVATFESRGEDYKLELIRDLPNETEFGFYFHEEYIDMCVGPHLPNMGFVKALKLTHVAGAYWRGNSDNKMLQRIYGVAFPDKQSLKDYLHMMEEAEKRDHRKLGKTLDLFHVEDLAPGMAFWHPKGMTLYRIVEEYMRGQLVANDYDEIRTPLILDRSLWEKSGHWDKFKDNMFTTETDNRDYAVKPMNCPGHIQVYNRHLTSYRDLPIRIAEFGTVHRNEPSGTLHGLMRVRSFTQDDAHIFCTEEQIKEEVQGCIDLVFETYADFGFDNIAVKFSTRPEQRVGSDEVWDLAETALEDTLKDAGLDYKLQPGEGAFYGPKIEFQLKDCIGRVWQCGTIQLDFSMTQAERLNATYIGQDNEKHHPVMIHRAILGSLERFVGILIEHYEGRFPTWLAPVQAVIAPISETHNEYVVEMTKKLKKHGFRVDSDLRNEKVGFKIREHTMQRVPYILVVGDQEMEEGSVNVRARNGQNLGSFSFEQLVELFNNDIANLGRVVETQN; from the coding sequence ATGCCAATCATTACGTTACCAGATGGTTCTACTAAACAGTTCGACGACGCTATTTCAGTTATGCAAGTGGCTGAAACTATTGGTACGGGACTGGCAAAGGCTACGGTAGCGGGACGTGTGAATGGTAAGCTAAAGGATGCAAGTGATTTAATTACTGAAGATGCAAGCCTAGAAATTATCACTATGCGAGATGAAGAGGGCGTTCATATTATGCGCCACTCTTGTGCCCATTTATTGGGGCATGCCTTAAAACAATTGTATCCAGATGTGAAAATGGCAATTGGACCTGTGATTGACAATGGATTTTATTATGATATTGATTTGGAATATAAAATTACGCCTGATGATTTGAAAAAAATCGAAAAACGCATGTTGGAATTGGCTAAAACCAAATACCCAGTTGTTAAAAAGATGTTGTCTCGTGAAGAGGCTGTAGCCACATTTGAATCTCGTGGTGAAGACTATAAATTAGAATTGATTCGTGATTTACCGAACGAAACAGAATTTGGTTTTTACTTTCACGAAGAATATATCGACATGTGTGTTGGGCCTCACTTGCCAAACATGGGCTTTGTAAAAGCACTAAAACTAACGCATGTTGCTGGTGCTTACTGGCGTGGTAATTCAGACAATAAAATGTTGCAGCGTATTTACGGTGTGGCCTTTCCTGATAAGCAATCTTTAAAAGATTACTTACACATGATGGAAGAAGCAGAAAAACGTGATCACCGTAAACTGGGTAAAACATTAGACCTGTTTCACGTTGAAGATTTAGCTCCAGGTATGGCTTTTTGGCATCCAAAAGGAATGACTTTATATCGCATTGTGGAAGAGTATATGCGTGGTCAGTTGGTTGCTAATGATTATGATGAGATTCGTACCCCATTGATTTTAGATCGATCTCTATGGGAGAAATCAGGGCACTGGGATAAATTTAAAGACAATATGTTTACTACAGAAACGGATAACCGTGATTATGCGGTTAAGCCAATGAACTGTCCTGGGCATATTCAAGTATATAACCGTCACTTGACTAGTTACCGTGATTTGCCAATTCGTATTGCTGAGTTTGGTACTGTGCATCGTAATGAGCCATCTGGAACATTACATGGTTTGATGCGAGTTCGTTCATTTACTCAAGATGATGCTCATATTTTCTGTACAGAAGAACAGATTAAGGAAGAGGTGCAAGGTTGTATCGATTTAGTATTTGAAACCTATGCAGATTTTGGTTTTGATAATATTGCAGTTAAATTCTCAACCCGTCCAGAACAGCGTGTAGGTTCTGATGAAGTTTGGGATTTAGCAGAAACAGCCCTTGAAGACACGCTTAAAGATGCAGGTTTAGATTATAAGTTACAGCCTGGTGAAGGTGCGTTTTACGGTCCAAAAATTGAATTTCAATTGAAAGACTGTATTGGTCGTGTTTGGCAGTGTGGAACGATTCAGCTTGATTTCTCAATGACTCAAGCAGAGCGTTTAAATGCTACTTATATTGGTCAAGATAACGAAAAACATCACCCAGTGATGATTCACCGTGCAATCTTAGGATCTCTAGAGCGTTTTGTCGGTATTTTGATTGAACACTATGAGGGAAGATTCCCAACTTGGCTGGCTCCAGTTCAAGCTGTAATCGCACCAATCTCTGAAACCCACAATGAATATGTGGTCGAAATGACTAAAAAATTGAAAAAACATGGGTTTAGAGTCGATTCGGACTTGAGAAATGAGAAGGTTGGGTTTAAAATTCGCGAACACACTATGCAACGTGTTCCATATATTTTGGTCGTAGGTGATCAAGAGATGGAAGAAGGCAGTGTAAATGTTCGTGCAAGAAACGGTCAAAATCTAGGTTCATTTAGCTTTGAACAACTTGTAGAACTATTTAATAACGATATTGCTAATTTAGGACGTGTTGTCGAAACACAAAACTAG
- the infC gene encoding translation initiation factor IF-3, translated as MRRGGRGRPQQPEAPKDRINKAITATPEVRLIDAEGEQAGVVSIQDALAQAAEAGLDLVEITAKASPPVCKIMDYGKYLYQQQKKQHEAKKKQKQVQVKEVKFRPGTEEGDYQVKLRNLVKFLDNGDRVKVTIWFRGREITHKELGLKMLERIRDDIQEVATVEQMPKMEGRQMQMMVAPTKKKQAN; from the coding sequence ATCAGAAGAGGTGGTCGTGGAAGACCGCAACAACCAGAAGCACCAAAAGATAGAATTAACAAGGCAATTACTGCTACACCAGAAGTACGCTTAATTGATGCAGAGGGTGAACAAGCGGGTGTTGTATCCATTCAGGATGCATTAGCACAAGCGGCAGAAGCTGGGTTAGATTTGGTTGAGATTACTGCGAAAGCAAGTCCTCCAGTTTGTAAGATCATGGACTATGGTAAATATCTTTACCAGCAGCAAAAAAAGCAGCATGAAGCTAAGAAAAAGCAGAAGCAAGTCCAGGTTAAAGAGGTTAAGTTTCGCCCAGGAACTGAGGAGGGAGATTATCAGGTAAAACTACGCAACCTGGTGAAATTCCTAGATAACGGTGATCGCGTCAAGGTAACTATATGGTTCCGTGGCCGTGAAATCACTCATAAGGAACTGGGACTTAAAATGTTGGAACGTATTAGGGATGATATTCAAGAGGTTGCTACCGTTGAACAAATGCCTAAGATGGAAGGTCGTCAAATGCAAATGATGGTCGCTCCAACAAAGAAAAAGCAAGCTAATTAG
- the rpmI gene encoding 50S ribosomal protein L35 codes for MPKMKTNSSAKKRFSKTGSGRFKCKQSHLRHILTKKSTKRKRQLRSGSMIHDHDVAMVRRMLPFA; via the coding sequence ATGCCAAAGATGAAAACAAATAGTAGTGCTAAAAAGCGCTTCTCGAAAACTGGCTCAGGTCGTTTCAAATGTAAACAGTCTCACTTACGTCATATTTTGACTAAGAAGTCTACTAAGCGTAAGCGTCAACTTCGTTCTGGAAGTATGATTCACGATCACGATGTAGCGATGGTTCGCCGCATGTTACCGTTCGCTTAA
- the rplT gene encoding 50S ribosomal protein L20 — MARVKRGVIARRRHNKVLKAAKGYYGARSKVFRVAKQAVIKAGQYAYRDRRTKKRQFRRLWIARINAAARMNDMTYSRFINGLNKAGVAVDRKVLADIAVHDAAAFTAIAEKAKAALA; from the coding sequence ATGGCAAGAGTTAAAAGAGGTGTCATCGCACGCCGTAGACACAACAAAGTATTAAAAGCAGCAAAAGGTTATTACGGAGCTCGTAGTAAAGTTTTTCGTGTTGCTAAACAAGCAGTAATTAAAGCGGGTCAGTATGCATACCGCGACCGTCGTACTAAGAAACGTCAGTTCCGTCGTTTATGGATTGCGCGTATTAACGCAGCAGCTCGTATGAACGATATGACATATAGCCGTTTCATTAACGGATTGAACAAAGCTGGTGTTGCAGTTGACCGTAAGGTTCTTGCTGACATCGCTGTTCATGATGCAGCAGCATTCACAGCTATCGCTGAAAAAGCAAAAGCTGCTTTAGCGTAA